In the Quercus lobata isolate SW786 chromosome 5, ValleyOak3.0 Primary Assembly, whole genome shotgun sequence genome, one interval contains:
- the LOC115989425 gene encoding probable LRR receptor-like serine/threonine-protein kinase At1g07650 isoform X5, with translation MARLVLPYISFIVFLLLMCMATQPGTGTIHSDEVKALGEIAEQLGKKDWNINVEQCKNDLSWLTPKLDWKPPYNNSLFCDCSYPDSVCHVVALVLKGQDLDGKLPRSLVKLHYLTYLNLNRNFLSGNIPHEWASTKLEFLTLSVNNLSGPIPGFLGNITALRYMSIENNLFSGMVPLELGKLVSLENLILSANNLSGELPFALTKLTKLTELRISSNNFTGRIPDFFRSWKQLEKLEIQASGFEGPIPSNISILSNLTELRISDLVGGGSKFPNLSSMKGMERLDLSFNRLDGKIPDFHGLSRLKYLFLTSNLLTGPIPEWIKDKDNTHPVDLSYNNLSERSAPSCRDNLNLFKSFSGMDNLSLSECLKDSPCSKDYYEVHINCGGKAKTVGNIKYEADYHPAGPASFVWKENWGFSSSGRFWDLNTTGNDYVANNVSILKMNESELYTSARLSPLSITYYARCLANGPYKLKLHFAEIVIRDNRSFYSLGRRIFDIYVQEKLVLEDFDIENAAPGVDKAVVKEYKANVTNNVLMIRFFWAGKGTTDAPKRGNYGPLISAISVENDFSLPNDGKMKIVVGAVVVVLLLIFMILGILWWKGCLGGRKSRENELKGLDLQTGFFTYRQIKAATDNFNAANKLGEGGFGSVYKGILSDGTVIAVKQLSSKSRQGSREFVNEIGMISGLQHPNLVRLYGCCIEGKQLLLVYEYMENNSLAHVLFGPANGWLKLDWPARQKICAGIAKGLAFLHEESTLKIVHRDIKSTNVLLDRDLNPKISDFGLAKLDEEENTHISTRIAGTIGYMAPEYALWGHLTYKADVYSFGVVALEIIAGKNNMKYRPNQNFVCLLDWAIVLQQRGDLMELVDPELGSDFSKEEALRMIKVALLCTNPSPVLRPVMTAVVNMLEGRIVIDELTRGPSIYGNEWGFEALRDQYGESSRPKSMESQSLTQSSNATWIGSSSTSAHNIYSTNQNE, from the exons GTGGAACAATGCAAAAATGACCTAAGTTGGTTAACGCCAAAATTGGATTGGAAGCCACCATACAACAATTCTCTCTTTTGCGATTGCTCCTACCCTGATAGTGTATGCCACGTCGTTGCATT GGTTCTTAAAGGGCAGGATCTCGACGGTAAGCTTCCACGATCTCTAGTGAAGCTACACTACCTGACGTACCT TAATCTCAATCGTAACTTCCTTAGTGGTAACATACCCCACGAATGGGCTTCTACAAAGTTGGAATTTTT GACCCTCTCTGTGAACAACTTATCAGGACCAATTCCAGGCTTCTTGGGAAACATTACCGCACTTAGATATAT GAGTATAGAGAACAATCTGTTTTCAGGAATGGTTCCCCTTGAGCTTGGAAAGTTGGTTAGCTTGGAGAATCT CATTCTTAGTGCTAACAATCTCTCGGGAGAGTTGCCATTCGCGCTTACTAAGTTGACCAAATTAACGGAACT TAGAATTAGTAGTAACAACTTCACTGGAAGAATACCTGACTTTTTCCGAAGTTGGAAACAACTTGAGAAATT AGAGATCCAAGCTAGTGGTTTTGAGGGGCCAATTCCTTCTAACATTTCTATCTTGAGTAACTTAACTGAGCT AAGGATCAGTGACTTAGTTGGAGGGGgttcaaaatttccaaacttAAGTAGCATGAAAGGCATGGAAAGATT AGATCTCAGCTTCAACAGATTGGATGGAAAAATTCCAGATTTTCATGGTTTATCGCGATTGAAATATTT GTTTCTGACAAGTAACTTGCTCACTGGGCCTATTCCAGAATGGATCAAGGACAAAGATAATACTCA CCCAGTAGATCTTTCTTACAATAATTTGTCAGAGCGTTCTGCACCATCATGTCGAGACAATCT AAATTTGTTCAAAAGCTTTTCTGGAATGGACAACTT ATCACTTAGTGAGTGCCTGAAGGACTCTCCATGTTCAAAAG ATTATTATGAAGTACATATAAATTGTGGTGGGAAAGCAAAAACCGTTGGAAACATAAAGTATGAAGCGGATTATCACCCAGCTGGACCAGCAAGTTTTGTTTGGAAGGAGAACTGGGGATTCAGTAGCTCTGGACGATTTTGGGATTTAAACACTACCGGAAATGACTATGTAGCAAACAATGTATCCATACTCAAAATGAATGAGTCTGAACTATACACAAGTGCACGCCTGTCTCCTCTTTCAATCACATACTATGCCCGCTGCCTAGCAAACGGACCTTATAAATTGAAACTTCACTTTGCGGAGATAGTAATCAGAGACAATAGATCTTTTTACAGTCTTGGAAGGCggatatttgatatttatgtgCAG GAAAAATTGGTGTTGgaagattttgatattgaaaatGCTGCACCAGGGGTTGATAAAGCAGTTGTTAAGGAATATAAAGCAAATGTAACAAATAATGTTTTGATGATTCGCTTTTTTTGGGCTGGGAAAGGAACAACAGATGCCCCAAAGAGAGGAAATTATGGTCCCCTCATATCAGCTATCTCTGTGGAAAATG ATTTCAGTCTCCCTAATGATGGCAAGATGAAGATTGTGGTCGGAGCTGTAGTTGTGGTGCTACTCctcatttttatgattttgggcATTCTTTGGTGGAAAGGTTGTTTGGGAGGGAGGAAATCAAGGGAAAATG AGTTAAAAGGATTAGACTTGCAAACTGGTTTTTTTACATATAGACAAATAAAAGCTGCCACTGATAACTTCAATGCTGCAAACAAGCTGGGGGAGGGTGGTTTTGGATCAGTTTACAAG GGTATACTATCCGATGGTACAGTAATTGCGGTTAAGCAACTTTCTTCAAAATCAAGGCAAGGAAGTCGTGAATTTGTGAATGAAATAGGCATGATATCTGGTTTACAACATCCAAATCTTGTTAGACTGTATGGATGTTGTATTGAAGGAAAACAATTATTGTTGGTATATGAGTATATGGAAAACAATAGCCTTGCACATGTGTTGTTTG GTCCTGCAAATGGCTGGTTAAAATTGGATTGGCCTGCAAGACAGAAAATATGTGCGGGTATAGCAAAAGGTCTAGCTTTCTTGCATGAGGAATCAACGTTGAAAATTGTTCATAGAGACATTAAATCTACTAATGTATTGCTTGACAGAGACCTTAACCCTAAGATCTCTGACTTTGGATTGGCCAAGCTCGATGAAGAGGAGAACACACACATTAGCACCAGAATTGCTGGAACAAT AGGCTATATGGCGCCAGAATATGCATTATGGGGTCATCTAACCTACAAAGCGGACGTTTATAGTTTTGGAGTTGTTGCATTGGAAATTATTGCTGGGAAGAACAACATGAAATATCGACCAAATCAAAACTTCGTATGCCTTTTAGATTGG GCCATCGTGTTACAACAGAGAGGGGATTTGATGGAATTGGTGGATCCAGAATTGGGGTCTGATTTCAGCAAGGAAGAGGCACTTAGAATGATTAAAGTAGCTTTATTATGCACTAATCCATCACCAGTGCTTAGGCCTGTCATGACTGCAGTAGTGAACATGCTTGAAGGCCGGATTGTCATTGATGAATTGACCAGAGGCCCAAGTATTTATGGCAATGAATGGGGGTTTGAAGCCTTAAGAGATCAATATGGTGAGAGCTCACGACCAAAATCAATGGAAAGTCAGAGCCTTACTCAATCATCAAATGCAACATGGATTGGTTCTTCTTCCACATCTGCCCACAATATCTATTCCACTAATCAAAATGAATGA